From one uncultured Bacteroides sp. genomic stretch:
- a CDS encoding HU family DNA-binding protein: MTKADIVNEITKKTGIDKVTVLATMEAFMDTVKDSLTKEENVYLRGFGSFVIKKRAQKTARNISKNTTIIIPEHNIPVFKPARDLSVAVKK; the protein is encoded by the coding sequence ATGACTAAGGCAGATATTGTAAACGAGATCACAAAGAAAACCGGTATTGATAAGGTGACAGTGCTTGCAACGATGGAGGCATTTATGGACACGGTTAAAGATTCTTTGACTAAAGAAGAAAATGTGTATCTCCGGGGTTTCGGGAGTTTTGTTATCAAAAAAAGAGCACAAAAAACAGCTCGTAACATCTCCAAAAACACCACGATCATTATTCCGGAGCACAATATCCCGGTATTTAAACCTGCAAGGGATTTGTCTGTTGCAGTCAAAAAATAA
- a CDS encoding lysophospholipid acyltransferase family protein, which produces MKILYYIYQVCIAIPILIVLTLLTALITIIGSLIGGPHIWGYYPGKIWSRLICIVLLIPVEVYGRDQLHKRTSYVFVPNHQGAFDIFLIYGFLGRNFKWMMKKSLRKLPFIGKACQSAGHIFVDRSGPKKVLETIRQAKDSLKDGVSLVVFPEGARTFTGHMGYFKKGAFQLANELQLPIVPVTIDGSFEILPRTGKWIHRHRMILTIHKPILPKGIGHENIRAIMAEAYAAVESGMPEEYKGMVRNEDQDSPAN; this is translated from the coding sequence ATGAAAATACTATACTACATTTACCAAGTTTGCATTGCAATACCCATTTTAATTGTGCTTACTCTTCTCACTGCTTTGATTACCATCATCGGCTCTTTAATAGGAGGCCCTCACATCTGGGGATATTATCCAGGCAAAATCTGGTCGCGACTCATTTGCATAGTCTTATTAATTCCTGTAGAAGTATATGGACGAGATCAGCTCCACAAACGAACGTCGTATGTATTTGTTCCCAATCATCAGGGCGCTTTTGATATTTTTCTCATCTACGGATTCTTGGGGCGAAATTTTAAATGGATGATGAAAAAAAGTTTGAGGAAACTTCCGTTTATAGGCAAAGCTTGCCAGAGTGCAGGACATATTTTTGTCGATCGTTCCGGACCAAAGAAAGTATTAGAAACGATTCGTCAAGCCAAAGATTCACTAAAAGACGGAGTTTCTCTTGTTGTTTTCCCCGAAGGCGCACGCACATTTACCGGACACATGGGATATTTTAAAAAAGGAGCATTTCAATTGGCTAACGAATTGCAGCTGCCTATTGTACCTGTAACTATCGACGGTTCTTTCGAGATATTACCGCGTACCGGAAAATGGATTCACCGCCACCGCATGATACTCACAATACACAAACCCATACTTCCTAAAGGCATAGGTCATGAAAATATAAGAGCAATCATGGCCGAAGCTTATGCCGCTGTAGAAAGTGGAATGCCTGAAGAATACAAAGGAATGGTGCGCAATGAAGATCAAGATTCTCCGGCTAATTAA
- the gldE gene encoding gliding motility-associated protein GldE: protein MDPDAYLCQLANFFNGVTVNSPSLSAIVAIVLAGLLLLISGFASASEIAFFSLSPSDLSSIGERDHPSDEKISSLLKDSQRLLATILITNNFVNVTIIMLCNFFFMNIFEFHSSIAEFLILTVILTFLLLLFGEIMPKIYSAQKTLAFCRFAAPGIWMFRTVFYPIASALVRSTGFLNKYFMEKNRNISVDELSHAWELTDKTELLEENKILEGIIRFGGETAKEVMTSRLDVVDLDLRVTFKEVMQCIVENVYSRIPVYSGSRDNIKGILYIKDLLPHLNKGDNFRWQSLVRPAYFVPETKMIDDLLRDFQANKIHIAIVVDEFGGTSGIVTMEDILEEIVGEIRDEYDDEERTYTILNDNTWIFEAKTQLSDFYKITQLNEAVFEKAAGDADTLAGLLLEIKGEFPALHEKVIFRNYEFEVLAMDNRRILKVKFTNNEPKNEAKI, encoded by the coding sequence TTGGACCCAGACGCTTATTTATGCCAATTGGCAAATTTCTTTAACGGTGTTACCGTAAATTCACCCTCATTATCTGCAATTGTGGCCATTGTTCTGGCAGGCTTGCTATTACTTATTTCTGGCTTTGCCTCTGCTTCGGAGATTGCTTTTTTCTCATTGTCACCTTCCGATCTGAGTAGCATCGGAGAACGCGATCATCCGTCGGATGAAAAGATCAGTAGTCTATTAAAAGATTCTCAACGATTATTGGCCACTATTCTTATCACCAATAATTTTGTGAATGTAACTATTATTATGCTCTGCAATTTTTTCTTTATGAATATTTTTGAGTTTCACTCTTCAATCGCTGAATTTCTTATTCTCACTGTTATACTTACTTTTCTTTTGTTACTGTTTGGTGAGATAATGCCAAAGATATATTCTGCCCAGAAGACATTGGCCTTTTGTCGTTTTGCAGCGCCGGGTATTTGGATGTTCCGCACGGTGTTTTATCCTATCGCTTCTGCCTTAGTTCGGTCTACCGGTTTTTTGAATAAATATTTTATGGAAAAGAATCGTAATATCTCAGTAGATGAATTGTCGCATGCTTGGGAGTTGACGGACAAAACTGAACTATTGGAGGAGAATAAAATATTAGAGGGTATTATACGTTTTGGTGGTGAAACAGCTAAAGAAGTGATGACTTCGCGCCTTGATGTGGTTGATCTTGATCTTCGTGTTACATTTAAGGAGGTGATGCAATGTATTGTTGAAAATGTATATTCTCGTATTCCTGTTTATTCCGGTTCTCGAGACAATATAAAAGGGATACTTTACATTAAAGATTTATTGCCTCATCTTAATAAAGGAGATAATTTTCGTTGGCAATCGCTTGTTCGTCCTGCTTATTTTGTGCCTGAAACAAAGATGATTGACGATCTGTTACGTGATTTTCAAGCAAATAAGATTCATATAGCCATTGTGGTTGATGAGTTTGGCGGGACTTCGGGTATTGTAACCATGGAGGATATTCTTGAAGAGATAGTGGGAGAAATACGAGATGAATATGATGATGAAGAACGTACATATACTATTCTTAATGATAACACCTGGATCTTTGAGGCCAAAACGCAATTGTCTGATTTTTATAAGATAACTCAACTAAACGAAGCTGTTTTTGAAAAGGCAGCGGGTGATGCTGATACGTTGGCCGGATTGTTGTTAGAAATAAAGGGAGAATTCCCTGCACTTCACGAAAAGGTCATTTTTCGGAATTATGAATTTGAAGTCTTGGCCATGGACAATCGTAGAATACTTAAAGTTAAGTTTACCAACAATGAACCTAAAAATGAGGCGAAAATATAA
- the mltG gene encoding endolytic transglycosylase MltG encodes MVKKNKKNLLVITAILFVGATTCIGILYYYLFYPQFHPAKDVYVYIDRDDTLDSICNKVMAKGQPGNFAGFGWMARHQDYSKNIHTGRYIIQPGDNIYHVFRRLARGHQTPLNITIGNVRTKEKLAHNIGKQLMIDSAEVVTQLLDSTFCAKMGYKEETIVCLFIPETYQVYWDISMNDFFKRMKKEHDKFWNTERLAKAKAIGLTPEEVCTIASIVEEETNNEKEKAMVAGLYINRLHASMPLQADPTIKFALNDFGLRRIINNDLQINSPYNTYKYIGLPPGPIRIPSVKGIDSVLNYVKHNYIYMCAKEDFSGTHNFASNYTEHMANARKYWKALNKRKIFN; translated from the coding sequence ATGGTTAAGAAAAATAAAAAAAATCTATTAGTAATTACTGCTATACTCTTTGTTGGAGCCACTACTTGTATAGGCATTTTATATTACTATCTGTTTTATCCGCAATTTCACCCGGCAAAAGACGTATATGTTTATATTGACCGCGATGACACACTTGACTCTATCTGCAATAAAGTTATGGCAAAAGGCCAACCCGGGAATTTTGCCGGATTCGGTTGGATGGCCCGACACCAAGATTATTCAAAGAACATACACACCGGTAGGTATATTATTCAACCCGGAGATAACATATATCATGTTTTTCGTCGGCTAGCAAGAGGTCACCAAACTCCCCTGAACATAACCATTGGCAATGTAAGAACAAAAGAGAAATTAGCACATAACATAGGAAAACAGTTGATGATAGACTCCGCTGAGGTGGTAACCCAGCTTCTTGACTCTACTTTTTGCGCAAAAATGGGGTACAAAGAAGAAACCATTGTTTGCTTATTCATTCCCGAAACTTATCAAGTATATTGGGATATAAGCATGAATGACTTTTTTAAAAGAATGAAAAAAGAACATGATAAGTTCTGGAACACCGAACGACTGGCCAAAGCAAAAGCCATAGGTTTGACTCCCGAAGAAGTCTGCACCATAGCCTCTATAGTAGAAGAAGAAACCAATAATGAGAAAGAGAAAGCCATGGTAGCAGGGTTATACATAAATCGTTTGCATGCATCAATGCCTTTACAAGCCGACCCGACAATAAAATTTGCATTAAATGATTTTGGATTAAGACGCATTATCAACAACGACTTACAGATAAATTCGCCCTATAACACTTATAAATATATTGGTCTGCCTCCGGGACCTATTCGTATACCATCTGTAAAAGGAATTGATAGCGTATTGAATTATGTAAAACACAATTATATATATATGTGTGCTAAAGAAGACTTTTCCGGAACTCACAACTTTGCCTCCAATTATACCGAACACATGGCTAATGCAAGAAAATACTGGAAGGCACTAAATAAAAGAAAAATTTTCAACTAG
- the ssb gene encoding single-stranded DNA-binding protein produces MSVNKIILLGNVGKDPEVRYLDSGIAVASFSLATSDRAYTLANGTQVPERTEWHNLVLWRGLAETAEKYIHKGDKLYVEGKIRTRSYDDQAGVKRYVTEVFVDNMEMLTPRGTAQSSGTSTPVQQQPASAQSQQPQATSAPIQDNPADDLPF; encoded by the coding sequence ATGTCAGTGAATAAAATTATTTTGTTAGGAAATGTAGGTAAAGATCCGGAAGTAAGATACCTTGATAGTGGTATTGCTGTGGCTAGTTTCTCTTTGGCAACTTCCGATCGTGCGTATACTCTGGCTAACGGAACACAAGTTCCGGAAAGAACAGAGTGGCACAACCTTGTTTTGTGGCGCGGGTTGGCCGAAACTGCTGAGAAATACATTCATAAAGGAGATAAGCTTTATGTTGAAGGGAAAATAAGAACTCGTTCTTATGATGATCAGGCAGGAGTAAAACGATATGTTACCGAGGTTTTTGTAGATAATATGGAAATGCTTACTCCCAGAGGGACTGCCCAAAGTTCGGGAACATCTACTCCTGTTCAGCAACAACCTGCTTCTGCTCAATCGCAGCAACCTCAGGCCACATCTGCTCCTATACAGGATAATCCGGCAGATGATTTGCCGTTCTAG
- a CDS encoding 4'-phosphopantetheinyl transferase superfamily protein, with protein sequence MAIFLKHTEENCRWGVWHTNESVDELLALLPHREAYKADITRFTSASRSVEWLAVRLLLHTLLGEEKTICYQPNGRPYLADHSSFISISHTRGYVAVILSPSAIVGIDIEQYSERVCKVAHKFIREDEVVFPYQESDTWALLLHWSAKEVLFKCLDVAEVDFRKHLCVHPFHPQESGVFCAQEFRTVEQRTFEIHYLLRSEFVLTWSAEKV encoded by the coding sequence ATGGCTATATTTTTGAAACATACGGAAGAAAATTGCAGATGGGGAGTTTGGCACACGAACGAATCTGTTGATGAATTGCTTGCCCTGCTTCCCCATAGAGAAGCTTATAAAGCGGATATTACCCGTTTTACTTCTGCTAGTCGGAGTGTGGAATGGCTAGCTGTTCGTCTTTTGCTACATACCCTTTTGGGAGAAGAAAAAACAATATGTTACCAACCTAACGGAAGGCCTTATCTGGCTGATCATTCATCTTTCATTAGCATTTCGCATACACGTGGCTACGTGGCCGTTATTCTTAGTCCATCGGCGATAGTGGGCATTGATATAGAACAATATAGTGAGCGAGTATGCAAAGTAGCTCATAAATTCATTCGTGAAGATGAGGTTGTTTTTCCTTATCAGGAGTCGGACACATGGGCATTGCTCCTTCACTGGTCGGCTAAGGAGGTTCTGTTCAAATGTCTGGATGTGGCAGAGGTTGATTTCCGCAAACATTTATGTGTTCATCCTTTCCATCCGCAAGAGAGCGGAGTGTTTTGTGCACAGGAATTTCGTACAGTTGAGCAACGGACGTTTGAGATTCATTATCTCCTTCGGTCGGAGTTTGTATTAACCTGGAGTGCGGAGAAGGTTTAA
- the mutY gene encoding A/G-specific adenine glycosylase encodes MNNKFSKILIKWYGENKRDLPWRETTNPYQIWISEIILQQTRVAQGYDYFLRFIKRFPTLSKLAEADEDEVMKYWQGLGYYSRARNLYAAAKSMNGSFPKTYPEILALKGIGEYTAAAICSFAYNMPYAVVDGNVYRILSRYLGIETPIDSTQGKRLFSTLAEELLDKKDPAIYNQAIMDFGAIQCTPASPDCFSCPLSDTCLAFTRGEVMLFPVKQHKAKTLNRYFNYIYMRMGNYTFIKKRTENDIWRNLFELPLIETPCALSDEEFMALDEFHDMFSTNDNLSIRVVCRNVKHVLSHRVIYANFYEVILPDNSSFLPAYMKVREEDLGQYAVSRLMHIFFEKYL; translated from the coding sequence ATGAATAACAAATTTAGTAAGATATTGATAAAATGGTATGGAGAGAATAAGCGAGATCTTCCTTGGAGAGAGACAACTAATCCGTATCAGATCTGGATTTCTGAAATTATTTTGCAACAAACCAGGGTAGCACAGGGATATGATTATTTTCTTCGTTTTATTAAACGTTTTCCAACGTTAAGTAAATTGGCGGAAGCTGACGAAGATGAAGTAATGAAATACTGGCAGGGTTTGGGATATTATTCTCGTGCCCGAAACCTTTATGCAGCGGCTAAAAGTATGAATGGATCCTTTCCAAAAACTTATCCTGAAATTCTTGCACTCAAAGGAATAGGCGAATATACGGCAGCTGCCATTTGTTCTTTTGCTTATAATATGCCTTATGCTGTAGTAGATGGCAATGTTTATAGAATATTATCCCGTTATCTGGGCATTGAAACACCGATTGATTCCACGCAAGGGAAAAGACTATTTTCAACTTTGGCCGAGGAGTTACTGGATAAAAAAGATCCGGCAATTTATAATCAGGCAATTATGGATTTTGGTGCTATTCAATGCACTCCTGCTTCTCCTGATTGCTTTTCTTGCCCCTTGTCTGATACTTGCCTGGCTTTTACGAGAGGCGAAGTGATGCTATTTCCGGTGAAACAACATAAAGCCAAGACACTTAATCGCTATTTTAACTATATATATATGCGCATGGGCAATTATACATTTATTAAGAAGCGCACAGAAAATGATATATGGAGGAACCTGTTCGAATTACCTCTGATTGAAACGCCTTGTGCTCTTAGTGATGAAGAGTTTATGGCTCTGGATGAATTTCATGATATGTTTTCGACGAATGATAATTTATCTATTCGTGTTGTGTGCCGCAATGTAAAGCATGTGTTGTCGCACAGGGTGATTTATGCAAACTTCTATGAGGTAATTTTACCCGATAATTCATCCTTTCTTCCTGCATATATGAAAGTAAGAGAAGAGGATTTGGGGCAATATGCTGTTTCTCGCCTAATGCATATTTTCTTCGAGAAATATTTATAA
- a CDS encoding HAD family hydrolase, which yields MKYKHIVFDIDGTLIDTEKAILNSLQDTIIELQNRKIDLVELRFALGIPGETTLQQLGINDIQQGNKTWNNHLKKHIHSIKVFDGIEPLIKNLKEKQYTLGIITSKNRNEYKNDFEPFALEKYFKKVICVEDSEQPKPSPEPMMKYIEVTKAKKAEVLYIGDSIYDMQCALNAGVDFGLALWGRQSAGQIQATYYFDTPQDIALVC from the coding sequence ATGAAATATAAACATATTGTATTTGATATTGATGGCACTCTAATTGATACGGAAAAAGCCATTCTAAATTCTCTTCAAGACACTATTATTGAACTGCAAAATAGAAAAATAGATTTAGTAGAATTAAGGTTTGCTCTGGGCATTCCCGGAGAAACGACATTACAACAATTAGGTATTAATGACATTCAACAAGGAAACAAGACATGGAATAATCATCTAAAGAAGCATATTCATTCTATCAAAGTTTTTGATGGCATAGAACCTTTAATTAAAAATCTGAAAGAAAAGCAATACACATTAGGCATTATCACATCTAAAAACAGAAACGAATATAAAAATGATTTTGAACCTTTTGCTTTGGAAAAATATTTTAAGAAAGTAATATGCGTAGAAGATAGCGAGCAGCCTAAGCCGTCTCCGGAACCTATGATGAAATACATAGAAGTGACCAAGGCTAAAAAAGCAGAAGTGTTATATATTGGGGATAGCATTTATGATATGCAATGTGCATTAAATGCCGGCGTCGATTTCGGCTTAGCTTTGTGGGGCCGTCAATCTGCCGGACAAATACAGGCTACTTACTATTTCGACACACCCCAAGATATCGCATTAGTTTGCTAA
- a CDS encoding Rne/Rng family ribonuclease yields MTSELVVDVQPKEVSIALLEDKSLVELQSEGRNISFSVGNMYLGRVKKLMPGLNACFVDVGYEKDAFLHYLDLGPQFNSLEKYVKQTLSDKKKLAPITKATILPDLEKDGTIANVVKVGQEVVVQIVKEPISTKGPRLTSEISFAGRYLVLIPFNDKVSVSQKIKSGEERARLKQLLMSIKPKNFGVIVRTVAEGKRVAELDGELKVLLKHWEESITKVQKATKFPTLIYEETSRAVALLRDLFNPSFENIFVNNEAVYDEIRDYVALIAPERASIVKLYKGQLPLYDNFGITKQIKASFGKTISYKSGAYLIIEHTEALHVVDVNSGNRTKNANGQEGNALEVNLGAADELARQLRLRDMGGIIVIDFIDMNEAENRQKLYERMCSNMQKDRARHNILPLSKFGLMQITRQRVRPAMDVNTLETCPTCFGKGTIKSSILFTDTLESKIDYLVNKLKVKKISLHIHPYIAAYINQGVISLRRKWQMKYGFGIKIIPNQKLAFLEYIFYDSNGEEIDMKEEIEIK; encoded by the coding sequence GTGACGAGCGAACTAGTAGTAGATGTACAGCCCAAAGAAGTATCTATAGCCTTACTTGAAGACAAGAGTCTGGTGGAACTTCAAAGCGAAGGAAGAAATATTTCTTTCTCGGTGGGCAATATGTATTTGGGCCGCGTTAAGAAATTAATGCCGGGACTAAATGCCTGCTTCGTGGATGTTGGTTATGAAAAAGATGCTTTCCTTCATTATTTAGACCTAGGACCTCAATTTAACTCACTCGAAAAGTACGTTAAGCAAACGTTAAGCGACAAGAAGAAGCTTGCTCCAATCACTAAAGCAACCATACTCCCCGACCTCGAAAAAGATGGAACTATAGCCAATGTAGTCAAGGTAGGACAAGAAGTAGTGGTGCAAATTGTTAAGGAACCGATATCAACCAAAGGTCCAAGACTAACCTCCGAAATTTCATTCGCAGGAAGATACTTGGTATTAATACCGTTCAATGATAAGGTTTCTGTTTCTCAAAAAATTAAATCGGGTGAAGAACGCGCCCGCCTTAAGCAACTACTAATGAGCATTAAACCGAAAAATTTCGGAGTAATTGTTCGTACAGTAGCCGAAGGTAAACGTGTTGCTGAACTTGATGGAGAGCTTAAAGTATTGTTAAAACACTGGGAAGAGAGCATTACCAAAGTGCAAAAGGCTACCAAGTTTCCTACTCTTATTTACGAGGAAACAAGCCGTGCTGTTGCTTTACTTCGCGATCTATTTAATCCTTCCTTTGAAAACATCTTTGTGAACAACGAAGCAGTGTATGATGAAATAAGGGATTATGTAGCACTTATTGCACCCGAACGTGCAAGCATTGTAAAGTTATACAAAGGGCAACTCCCTCTTTATGACAATTTCGGTATCACCAAACAAATTAAAGCTTCTTTTGGTAAAACCATTTCTTACAAGAGTGGAGCCTACCTGATTATTGAACATACCGAAGCACTTCATGTTGTAGACGTGAACAGCGGTAATCGCACGAAAAATGCTAATGGACAGGAAGGAAATGCGCTCGAAGTGAATTTAGGAGCTGCCGATGAACTGGCACGCCAATTACGGTTAAGAGATATGGGAGGTATCATCGTGATTGATTTTATCGACATGAATGAAGCCGAAAATCGCCAAAAGCTTTACGAACGTATGTGCTCCAATATGCAAAAAGACAGGGCAAGGCACAATATTTTGCCTCTCAGCAAATTCGGGCTGATGCAAATTACCCGCCAACGAGTGCGTCCGGCTATGGATGTAAACACTCTTGAAACCTGTCCTACCTGTTTTGGAAAAGGCACTATTAAATCGTCTATCCTATTTACAGACACTTTAGAGAGTAAAATTGATTATTTGGTCAACAAATTGAAGGTTAAGAAAATTTCATTGCACATTCACCCGTACATTGCGGCCTATATAAATCAGGGAGTTATTTCACTGAGACGTAAATGGCAAATGAAGTACGGATTCGGAATTAAGATTATTCCCAATCAAAAACTGGCTTTTCTGGAATACATATTTTATGATTCCAATGGAGAGGAGATAGATATGAAGGAAGAAATTGAAATTAAATAA
- a CDS encoding thiamine pyrophosphate-dependent enzyme produces the protein MNKQLLLGDEAIAQAALDAGLSGVYAYPGTPSTEITEYIQESLITKEHTIHNRWCTNEKTAMEAALGMSSIGKRALVCMKHVGMNVAADCFINSAITGVKGGLIVVAADDPSMHSSQNEQDSRFYGDFSLIPMYEPSSQQEAYDMIYNSFEFSEEIGEPILLRIVTRLAHSRAGIACMPSKPQNKISFSKDPRQFILLPGNARKRYKALLQQQDKFVEASENSPYNILTDGPDKRIGIVACGIAYNYLMENYPQGCEHPVLKIGQYPLPKKQLKQLVETCDEILVLEDGQPFVEKLLKGYLGIGLKVKGRLDGTLSQDGELNPDTVARAVGKENKSQFQIPGIVEVRPPALCEGCGHRDMYIALTEVLKEEYPTHKVFSDIGCYTLGAGAPFHAIDSCVDMGASITMAKGASDGGLHPSVAVIGDSTFTHSGMTGLLDCVNANANMTIIISDNETTAMTGGQDSAGTGRLEAICAGIGVNPTHIRTVIPLKKNLEEMKQIIREEIAYKGLSVIIPRRDCIQTLARKRRNK, from the coding sequence ATGAATAAACAGCTTTTACTTGGAGATGAAGCAATCGCTCAGGCAGCTTTAGACGCAGGGCTTTCAGGCGTATATGCTTATCCGGGAACACCATCAACAGAAATTACAGAATATATCCAGGAGTCTCTCATCACCAAAGAACATACAATACATAACCGTTGGTGTACCAATGAAAAGACGGCGATGGAAGCAGCTTTAGGGATGTCCTCTATCGGAAAGCGTGCTTTAGTATGCATGAAACACGTTGGAATGAATGTGGCAGCCGACTGTTTTATAAATTCGGCCATAACCGGAGTGAAAGGCGGATTAATTGTAGTAGCAGCTGATGATCCAAGCATGCACTCCTCACAAAACGAACAAGACAGCCGCTTCTATGGCGACTTCTCACTAATACCAATGTACGAGCCCAGCAGCCAACAAGAAGCATACGACATGATTTACAATAGCTTTGAATTTTCAGAAGAAATAGGCGAACCTATACTCCTGAGAATAGTCACTCGTCTGGCTCATTCGCGTGCCGGAATAGCATGTATGCCTTCAAAGCCACAAAATAAAATTTCATTTAGCAAAGATCCCCGCCAATTTATCCTTTTACCCGGCAACGCCCGTAAACGATATAAAGCATTGCTGCAGCAACAAGATAAATTTGTAGAAGCATCCGAAAATTCACCTTATAACATATTAACCGACGGGCCCGATAAGCGCATCGGTATTGTGGCATGTGGAATTGCCTATAACTACTTAATGGAGAACTACCCTCAGGGATGCGAACATCCTGTACTAAAGATCGGGCAATATCCGCTACCCAAAAAGCAGTTGAAACAATTGGTAGAAACTTGTGACGAAATATTAGTACTCGAAGACGGACAACCGTTTGTAGAAAAACTGCTAAAAGGATATCTGGGTATAGGTTTAAAGGTAAAAGGCCGGTTAGACGGTACACTCTCTCAAGACGGCGAATTGAACCCGGACACCGTGGCACGTGCCGTAGGCAAAGAAAATAAATCACAGTTCCAAATACCCGGCATTGTAGAAGTGCGTCCACCGGCACTTTGTGAAGGTTGTGGGCATCGCGACATGTATATTGCCTTGACAGAAGTGTTGAAAGAAGAATACCCCACACACAAGGTATTCAGTGATATTGGTTGTTATACACTCGGAGCCGGCGCACCTTTTCACGCCATTGATTCATGTGTTGATATGGGAGCATCTATTACAATGGCTAAAGGAGCTTCCGATGGAGGACTCCATCCCTCAGTAGCTGTTATCGGCGACTCTACTTTTACTCATTCCGGCATGACCGGCCTTTTAGATTGTGTTAATGCAAATGCAAATATGACTATCATCATATCCGATAACGAAACAACAGCTATGACGGGAGGACAAGACTCTGCCGGAACCGGACGGCTGGAAGCTATATGCGCAGGTATCGGCGTCAACCCAACACACATCCGCACGGTTATTCCACTGAAGAAGAACCTAGAAGAGATGAAACAGATTATACGAGAAGAAATAGCGTATAAAGGTTTATCCGTTATCATTCCCCGCAGAGATTGCATACAAACATTAGCACGTAAAAGAAGGAATAAATAA